A single Lolium perenne isolate Kyuss_39 chromosome 6, Kyuss_2.0, whole genome shotgun sequence DNA region contains:
- the LOC127334424 gene encoding uncharacterized protein isoform X1 — translation MEQDIPAFKPQWLMQGQVTATGAASLWAAASSRKDSQVKSSTSRNRSSGHNRDQSSRQSSSRRSSVSSGPRRLDRDETGKTRGYANFGRNKDKERDKDFDSRDRESRSVPAERDGFQSFSSCRPERDRLNRARSKADTSSKGVVSLNNGSTSRSNTAGVVFEREFPQLSSEDKNGKQDISRVPSPGITTPIQSLPPFTPSDGWTSKLVGAPVSVEPKKNLVASSVPQAAPSKKPEVALNSGTGLSMAETVMQAPQRISFGPQLSIDAQKIEERTLRQNTLRPMTSTTSKSSTFQVTISSKRKGTRNGDLAGPSKAIQQSLALPANGSVRAPVKTKLSLSGSLKILSREQNGTTQTPKDSPSNPVSPPAHVASVELQKPPVSQKPKVSTHDPPLMQSPSGLVPRLKFFESLRTKSNGSSSAVESSCEPSPSSVVDTKHDSCPNSGMKCTGNGNCFCEETNSSEGSQRHLSDNEENNSSFESADIAAVGSQQLLVENVESDSSSELADTGDEGFQVSISDNAEGSSSSALADSDDGYKNSQSGNDEASSSSEATEPEDEEYAADAIFTAEDLDFMISLGWSKDEEVQPLGAEEIADYVRRHKGLEQRLLSMEANANIKIILLLCGQS, via the exons ATGGAGCAGGACATACCCGCCTTCAAGCCGCAATGGCTCATGCAGGGCCAGGTCACCGCCACGGGCGCCGCTAGCCTCTGGGCTGCAGCTTCCTCGCGCAAAG ATTCTCAAGTTAAGAGTAGTACGTCAAGAAATCGTTCATCTGGGCACAATCGTGACCAGAGTTCCCGGCAGTCTTCATCACGGAGGAGTTCAGTCTCGAGTGGGCCCCGTCGGCTTGACCGGGATGAAACAGGGAAGACAAGGGGCTATGCAAACTTTGGAAGGAACAAGGATAAAGAACGGGACAAGGATTTTGATTCCCGTGATAGAGAGAGTAGGTCTGTTCCAGCAGAACGTGATGGTTTTCAGTCATTTAGCTCATGTAGACCTGAAAGGGATAGGTTAAATCGTGCTCGCTCGAAGGCAGACACATCAAGTAAGGGAGTAGTTAGTCTAAATAATGGTAGTACATCTAGAAGCAATACTGCTGGTGTCGTCTTTGAGCGAGAATTCCCACAGCTTAGTTCGGAGGACAAGAATGGAAAGCAAGACATAAGCAGAGTCCCATCCCCTGGTATCACCACCCCAATTCAGAGCCTGCCTCCGTTTACTCCATCtgatggctggacttcgaagctaGTAGGTGCTCCTGTATCAGTTGAGCCAAAGAAAAATCTCGTTGCCTCTTCTGTACCACAAGCTGCTCCTAGTAAAAAGCCTGAAGTAGCACTGAACAGTGGAACTGGATTAAGCATGGCGGAGACTGTAATGCAAGCTCCTCAGAGAATTTCCTTTGGACCTCAG CTGTCAATTGATGCTCAGAAGATTGAAGAAAGAACTTTGAGACAAAACACCCTAAGACCTATGACATCTACAACAAGCAAATCTTCT ACTTTCCAGGTAACAATTTCTTccaaaagaaaaggaacaaggaATGGAGATCTTGCTGGTCCTAGTAAGGCCATACAACAATCATTAGCACTGCCTGCCAATGGTTCTGTTCGAGCTCCAGTCAAAACAAAGCTTTCTCTTTCAGGAAGCCTTAAAATCCTCAGTAGAGAGCAGAACGGTACCACACAGACTCCTAAGGACTCTCCTAGTAATCCTGTGAGTCCTCCAGCTCATGTAGCCTCAGTGGAACTACAGAAGCCACCTGTCAGCCAAAAGCCTAAGGTTTCGACACATGATCCTCCTCTAATGCAAAGTCCATCTGGTTTAGTTCCAAGACTTAAATTCTTCGAGTCGCTGCGAACCAAGTCTAATGGTTCAAGTTCAGCTGTTGAGTCAAGTTGTGAACCATCTCCATCCAGCGTAGTTGACACAAAACATGATTCTTGTCCTAATTCTGGAATGAAATGCACGGGGAATGGGAACTGTTTCTGTGAAGAAACAAATTCTTCTGAGGGATCTCAGCGACACCTCTCTGACAATGAGGAGAACAATTCTTCCTTTGAATCTGCAGACATTGCAGCTGTGGGATCTCAGCAGCTTCTAGTTGAAAACGTGGAGTCTGACTCCTCATCTGAGCTTGCCGACACAGGAGATGAAGGATTCCAGGTTTCCATCTCAGACAATGCAGAAGGTAGTTCCTCCTCAGCACTTGCAGATTCAGATGATGGGTACAAGAATTCCCAGTCTGGCAATGATGAAGCTAGTTCATCGTCAGAGGCTACTGAACCCGAAGATGAGGAGTATGCAGCTGATGCCATATTTACTGCAGAGGATTTGGATTTCATGATATCACTTGGCTGGAGTAAAGATGAAGAAGTGCAGCCTTTGGGTGCGGAAGAAATTGCTGATTAT GTGAGACGCCATAAGGGGCTGGAGCAGAGGCTTTTGTCCATGGAAGCCAACGCCAACATAAAGATAATTCTCCTTCTTTGCGGGCAGAGCTAA
- the LOC127334424 gene encoding uncharacterized protein isoform X2 — MEQDIPAFKPQWLMQGQVTATGAASLWAAASSRKDSQVKSSTSRNRSSGHNRDQSSRQSSSRRSSVSSGPRRLDRDETGKTRGYANFGRNKDKERDKDFDSRDRESRSVPAERDGFQSFSSCRPERDRLNRARSKADTSSKGVVSLNNGSTSRSNTAGVVFEREFPQLSSEDKNGKQDISRVPSPGITTPIQSLPPFTPSDGWTSKLVGAPVSVEPKKNLVASSVPQAAPSKKPEVALNSGTGLSMAETVMQAPQRISFGPQLSIDAQKIEERTLRQNTLRPMTSTTSKSSVTISSKRKGTRNGDLAGPSKAIQQSLALPANGSVRAPVKTKLSLSGSLKILSREQNGTTQTPKDSPSNPVSPPAHVASVELQKPPVSQKPKVSTHDPPLMQSPSGLVPRLKFFESLRTKSNGSSSAVESSCEPSPSSVVDTKHDSCPNSGMKCTGNGNCFCEETNSSEGSQRHLSDNEENNSSFESADIAAVGSQQLLVENVESDSSSELADTGDEGFQVSISDNAEGSSSSALADSDDGYKNSQSGNDEASSSSEATEPEDEEYAADAIFTAEDLDFMISLGWSKDEEVQPLGAEEIADYVRRHKGLEQRLLSMEANANIKIILLLCGQS, encoded by the exons ATGGAGCAGGACATACCCGCCTTCAAGCCGCAATGGCTCATGCAGGGCCAGGTCACCGCCACGGGCGCCGCTAGCCTCTGGGCTGCAGCTTCCTCGCGCAAAG ATTCTCAAGTTAAGAGTAGTACGTCAAGAAATCGTTCATCTGGGCACAATCGTGACCAGAGTTCCCGGCAGTCTTCATCACGGAGGAGTTCAGTCTCGAGTGGGCCCCGTCGGCTTGACCGGGATGAAACAGGGAAGACAAGGGGCTATGCAAACTTTGGAAGGAACAAGGATAAAGAACGGGACAAGGATTTTGATTCCCGTGATAGAGAGAGTAGGTCTGTTCCAGCAGAACGTGATGGTTTTCAGTCATTTAGCTCATGTAGACCTGAAAGGGATAGGTTAAATCGTGCTCGCTCGAAGGCAGACACATCAAGTAAGGGAGTAGTTAGTCTAAATAATGGTAGTACATCTAGAAGCAATACTGCTGGTGTCGTCTTTGAGCGAGAATTCCCACAGCTTAGTTCGGAGGACAAGAATGGAAAGCAAGACATAAGCAGAGTCCCATCCCCTGGTATCACCACCCCAATTCAGAGCCTGCCTCCGTTTACTCCATCtgatggctggacttcgaagctaGTAGGTGCTCCTGTATCAGTTGAGCCAAAGAAAAATCTCGTTGCCTCTTCTGTACCACAAGCTGCTCCTAGTAAAAAGCCTGAAGTAGCACTGAACAGTGGAACTGGATTAAGCATGGCGGAGACTGTAATGCAAGCTCCTCAGAGAATTTCCTTTGGACCTCAG CTGTCAATTGATGCTCAGAAGATTGAAGAAAGAACTTTGAGACAAAACACCCTAAGACCTATGACATCTACAACAAGCAAATCTTCT GTAACAATTTCTTccaaaagaaaaggaacaaggaATGGAGATCTTGCTGGTCCTAGTAAGGCCATACAACAATCATTAGCACTGCCTGCCAATGGTTCTGTTCGAGCTCCAGTCAAAACAAAGCTTTCTCTTTCAGGAAGCCTTAAAATCCTCAGTAGAGAGCAGAACGGTACCACACAGACTCCTAAGGACTCTCCTAGTAATCCTGTGAGTCCTCCAGCTCATGTAGCCTCAGTGGAACTACAGAAGCCACCTGTCAGCCAAAAGCCTAAGGTTTCGACACATGATCCTCCTCTAATGCAAAGTCCATCTGGTTTAGTTCCAAGACTTAAATTCTTCGAGTCGCTGCGAACCAAGTCTAATGGTTCAAGTTCAGCTGTTGAGTCAAGTTGTGAACCATCTCCATCCAGCGTAGTTGACACAAAACATGATTCTTGTCCTAATTCTGGAATGAAATGCACGGGGAATGGGAACTGTTTCTGTGAAGAAACAAATTCTTCTGAGGGATCTCAGCGACACCTCTCTGACAATGAGGAGAACAATTCTTCCTTTGAATCTGCAGACATTGCAGCTGTGGGATCTCAGCAGCTTCTAGTTGAAAACGTGGAGTCTGACTCCTCATCTGAGCTTGCCGACACAGGAGATGAAGGATTCCAGGTTTCCATCTCAGACAATGCAGAAGGTAGTTCCTCCTCAGCACTTGCAGATTCAGATGATGGGTACAAGAATTCCCAGTCTGGCAATGATGAAGCTAGTTCATCGTCAGAGGCTACTGAACCCGAAGATGAGGAGTATGCAGCTGATGCCATATTTACTGCAGAGGATTTGGATTTCATGATATCACTTGGCTGGAGTAAAGATGAAGAAGTGCAGCCTTTGGGTGCGGAAGAAATTGCTGATTAT GTGAGACGCCATAAGGGGCTGGAGCAGAGGCTTTTGTCCATGGAAGCCAACGCCAACATAAAGATAATTCTCCTTCTTTGCGGGCAGAGCTAA